One Misgurnus anguillicaudatus chromosome 19, ASM2758022v2, whole genome shotgun sequence genomic region harbors:
- the LOC129421441 gene encoding uncharacterized protein — protein MESLNLQISTNSSASETSENLDGFSGYDDLLHSPQSNPRQGRLLKPKPNMSCRRKREFISDEKKDASYWEKRRKNNEAAKRSREKRRINDMVLETRVMALNDENVRLKTELLQLKLRFGLISTASYVEKSQQISGTGSNTTSSSTPNRFFPSVSQMMMNSDSSETEQSVRGESHVMMAKYSPRGSLSDMSDGSSRDSPEPLSYNIKQEQVGLDMDMVDSSNTQLMFNIHSRLPAVLHQHTFEQSYPTNQQKHIASPVTPQSAQRSVILYRSGSASYPVESQEMIHRQQQNLSQSTEGQMGSLAEVTRQMERKTLDSPPFDFGDDETVERQAYIVQEATHRVDVAAPDLLLRPEDVDETQKYRQSNGSLEDDEPPVLTFEGGLRHEGYYYPRSSKDTSSSDGDPRSSDKEGSTDDEESPSSSCSDTGTHAFMTQSSSPSQCKDGQAEIRGTALPHKLRLKHRAQCNDRATSQDSPTTPPANIQLLPQHPYLALSQPSQQAHREKDRQSIEGFYKQATSTEGARIECGKKDSSTRNSRNKRHD, from the coding sequence ATGGAAAGTTTAAACCTACAAATCTCCACGAATTCCAGTGCAAGCGAAACATCCGAAAACCTGGACGGCTTTTCAGGCTACGACGACCTTCTCCATTCACCTCAATCCAACCCTCGCCAGGGCCGCCTTCTCAAACCTAAGCCGAACATGAGCTGCAGACGCAAGCGCGAATTCATCTCTGACGAGAAAAAAGACGCATCGTACTGGGAAAAGCGACGCAAGAACAACGAGGCAGCCAAACGTTCCCGGGAGAAGCGGCGCATCAACGACATGGTCCTGGAGACAAGAGTTATGGCGCTTAATGATGAGAATGTGCGCCTGAAAACTGAGCTGTTACAACTTAAGCTCAGGTTTGGCCTCATTAGCACGGCCTCCTATGTGGAGAAGAGTCAGCAGATCAGTGGAACCGGAAGCAACACGACATCTTCCTCAACCCCCAATCGATTTTTCCCTAGTGTTTCTCAGATGATGATGAACTCTGATTCTTCTGAAACTGAGCAGTCTGTTCGAGGCGAGAGCCATGTGATGATGGCAAAATACTCCCCACGAGGTTCGCTTTCGGATATGTCCGATGGCTCCTCTCGAGACAGCCCAGAGCCGCTGAGTTATAACATCAAGCAGGAACAGGTGGGACTTGACATGGACATGGTTGATAGCAGCAACACACAGCTCATGTTCAACATCCATTCTAGGTTGCCTGCAGTACTTCACCAGCACACCTTTGAACAAAGTTATCCCACCAACCAACAAAAGCACATTGCAAGTCCAGTCACCCCTCAGTCTGCTCAAAGAAGCGTCATCCTGTACCGTTCAGGCAGTGCCTCCTATCCTGTTGAAAGTCAGGAAATGATTCACAGGCAACAGCAGAACCTTTCCCAGTCTACAGAGGGACAAATGGGAAGTTTAGCAGAGGTGACAAGACAAATGGAGAGGAAGACTCTGGACTCTCCTCCTTTTGACTTTGGAGATGATGAAACGGTTGAAAGGCAGGCTTACATTGTCCAGGAAGCGACCCACAGAGTTGATGTGGCTGCCCCAGACCTTCTACTAAGACCAGAGGATGTTGATGAAACTCAGAAGTACCGTCAATCTAACGGCAGCCTAGAGGATGATGAGCCACCTGTGCTCACATTTGAAGGAGGCTTGAGACACGAAGGCTACTATTATCCTCGCTCATCCAAGGACACTTCCTCAAGCGACGGAGATCCCCGTAGCTCTGATAAAGAGGGCTCCACCGATGATGAGGAGTCTCCCTCTTCTTCTTGCTCTGATACAGGTACCCATGCATTCATGACTCAAAGCTCCTCACCGAGCCAATGCAAAGATGGCCAAGCGGAAATCAGAGGCACAGCCCTACCCCACAAACTGAGACTCAAGCACAGAGCTCAGTGCAATGACAGGGCAACATCTCAAGACTCGCCAACGACTCCGCCTGCTAACATCCAGCTGTTACCTCAGCATCCTTACTTGGCACTGTCTCAACCGAGCCAGCAGGCTCATAGAGAAAAAGACAGACAGTCAATTGAAGGCTTTTACAAGCAGGCCACCTCAACAGAGGGAGCAAGGATCGAATGCGGAAAGAAGGATTCCAGCACACGTAACAGTCGTAACAAGAGACACGACTGA
- the LOC129421492 gene encoding uncharacterized protein, translating into MFEESSQEMREQTGVLKVIEPASSAGLLGLNVATPGTMSFTDEAVSILTSSSLLARSLLGRTSPLKRKDAAPLSPAVRRKREFIPHEKKDDGYWDKRKKNNEAAKRSREKRRVNDMVLENRVLALLEENARLRAELLALKFRFGMVKDPSNASILPLTTGSCVPQPSAPHYYLTRGEGAHHGGPVVSHAQQSGRGVRDMNSTSEDSGFSTPGGSSVGSPVFFEDRLSDHGKLSPPRADEIGYDSPNTDSHGALATGHTALLYSRTETVEGMKSLPHKLRFKSPSSGEGDNPGQSPIGGARVSAPSASSEGTGYWAHQDGEAKTYNHSYDSQYQAENCMLKSQLSSLSEEVAQLKKLFSEQLLTKAN; encoded by the coding sequence ATGTTTGAAGAATCATCTCAGGAGATGAGAGAACAGACTGGAGTCTTAAAAGTTATCGAACCTGCCTCATCTGCTGGGTTGCTGGGGTTAAACGTTGCGACTCCCGGCACGATGTCCTTCACGGACGAGGCCGTGTCCATCCTGACCTCGAGTAGTTTGCTGGCACGCTCGCTGTTGGGCCGAACGTCGCCGCTGAAACGCAAAGACGCCGCTCCGCTGAGCCCCGCCGTGAGACGCAAGCGAGAATTTATTCCTCACGAAAAGAAAGACGATGGGTACTGGGACAAGCGCAAGAAAAACAACGAGGCCGCCAAGCGCTCTCGCGAGAAACGACGGGTCAACGATATGGTCCTGGAAAACCGCGTGCTGGCGTTGCTCGAGGAAAACGCGAGGCTTAGAGCCGAACTGTTGGCTCTTAAGTTTCGCTTCGGGATGGTTAAAGATCCCTCTAACGCTTCCATACTTCCGCTCACGACGGGAAGCTGCGTTCCTCAGCCTTCAGCACCACATTACTATCTTACACGTGGGGAAGGAGCCCACCATGGTGGTCCCGTAGTGTCCCACGCGCAACAGTCTGGGCGAGGGGTCAGAGACATGAACAGTACGTCTGAAGATTCAGGGTTCTCTACTCCTGGTGGGTCCAGTGTTGGTAGTCCGGTCTTCTTTGAGGACAGGCTGAGCGACCACGGCAAGCTTTCCCCACCCCGAGCAGATGAGATCGGTTATGACTCCCCAAATACTGACAGCCATGGAGCTTTAGCCACGGGACACACTGCCTTGTTATACAGCCGCACAGAGACGGTGGAAGGTATGAAGAGTCTCCCACACAAGCTACGTTTCAAGTCGCCGAGCAGCGGGGAAGGCGATAATCCTGGACAAAGTCCGATTGGGGGCGCAAGAGTCTCTGCCCCATCAGCTTCGAGTGAAGGGACGGGTTATTGGGCGCATCAGGATGGAGAAGCCAAAACATACAACCACTCGTACGACTCGCAGTACCAGGCCGAGAACTGCATGCTGAAATCTCAGCTCAGCTCTCTTAGCGAGGAAGTGGCCCAGCTCAAAAAGCTCTTTTCTGAGCAACTTCTCACCAAAGCGAATTGA